A stretch of the Cydia amplana chromosome 6, ilCydAmpl1.1, whole genome shotgun sequence genome encodes the following:
- the LOC134649188 gene encoding 3-oxoacyl-[acyl-carrier-protein] reductase FabG-like → MSFTGKVAIVTGAASGMGAATVKALAREGAKVALVDKDKENLKKVATQCEQHGNKPLIIRADITKDEEVKPIVKATIDRFGQLDILVNNAGIGDFKSIFDENFMESYDLIMNTNLRSMVHLTHLAVPYLIKTKGNIVNTSSNASLRIFKGLLAYSISKAGVDHFTRCAALDLAVHGVRVNAVNPGPTKTNILQNAGLPSDDSAWEYWKDRTALKKVAESEEVADLILFLASDKARIITGSTYVCDNGALLV, encoded by the coding sequence ATGAGTTTTACCGGTAAAGTGGCAATCGTGACTGGTGCTGCCTCCGGGATGGGAGCAGCAACAGTCAAAGCACTGGCCAGAGAAGGTGCCAAGGTCGCCCTGGTGGATAAAGACaaagaaaacctaaaaaaagtCGCAACGCAGTGCGAACAGCACGGCAACAAACCTCTCATCATCAGAGCAGACATCACTAAAGACGAGGAAGTTAAACCCATAGTGAAGGCAACCATCGACCGATTTGGTCAGTTAGACATACTGGTAAATAATGCTGGGATTGGCGATTTTAAGTCCATATTTGACGAAAACTTTATGGAAAGCTACGACCTCATTATGAACACAAATCTCCGCTCAATGGTTCATTTGACGCACCTTGCTGTACCTTACCTGATCAAGACTAAAGGTAACATCGTCAATACATCAAGTAACGCTTCACTTCGCATTTTTAAAGGTCTACTTGCGTATTCTATTTCGAAAGCAGGTGTAGATCACTTTACGCGCTGCGCAGCTTTAGATCTCGCCGTTCATGGCGTTAGAGTAAATGCTGTAAATCCTGGACCCACCAAGACGAATATATTGCAAAACGCGGGCTTACCAAGCGATGATAGCGCTTGGGAGTATTGGAAAGATCGCACCGCGTTGAAAAAGGTAGCGGAGTCTGAAGAGGTCGCAGATTTAATTCTGTTCTTAGCCAGTGATAAGGCTAGGATCATTACTGGATCTACGTATGTTTGTGACAACGGTGCTCTTTTggtgtaa
- the LOC134649189 gene encoding uncharacterized oxidoreductase TM_0325-like — protein sequence MTFKGKVAIVTGAASGIGAATVKALAGEGAKVVLVDIDEEKLKEVANQCEQHGNKPHIIRADITKDEDVKTIVKETIDQFGELDNLVNNAGTAKDSCIFKENCMER from the coding sequence ATGACTTTCAAAGGCAAAGTGGCTATCGTGACCGGTGCTGCCTCCGGGATAGGAGCTGCTACAGTCAAAGCATTGGCCGGAGAAGGTGCCAAGGTGGTCCTGGTCGATATAGACGAAGAAAAACTAAAAGAAGTCGCAAATCAATGCGAACAGCACGGCAACAAACCCCACATCATCAGAGCAGATATCACTAAAGACGAAGATGTCAAAACCATCGTGAAAGAAACCATCGACCAATTCGGTGAATTGGACAATCTGGTCAATAATGCAGGAACTGCCAAGGATTCATgcatatttaaagaaaattgtATGGAACGTTAA